Genomic window (Desulforegula conservatrix Mb1Pa):
CAAAGCCATGATCCGCAGACGCATTTACGCGAGATAACGGTAACACCCCTTCTCCGACAGCTTCGGGTGAGAGGGAATTTAAGGCAAAAACGCAAAGGAGAACTCCATGGATTTGAATTTAAGAGGTTTTTTCACAAGAGACGCTCTGATCAGATATTTAAAGGCGCTTCCGGCGCTCAAGACGCCGGTCATTGATACGGTATTCACAAACAGACCAAACCATCCCCTGCCATTTGTGGGCGAGGACATGCTCAAGTCGGTTGTCAGGGCAATGCCAGTTGTTAGACGCGGAGCGCCAAGCATTCCTGTCACAAAAGACACCAGCGTCACAGCAATGTACGAACCTCTGCCGATAAGGCCTAACGTCACAGTTACAGGCGTAGAGCTGAACAACCTCAAGCTTCTGGGCCAGAGCAGCAAGGAAACATGGGCCCAGAACAAGACAGATCACCTCAGAAGGATTGTCAGGGCTACGACAGAGGCAATCGCAGCCGGATCACTTTCAGGCAGAATTGTATGGCCTGTGCAGCTTGACGGAGGCGGATGGGAAAGCTGGGAAATCAATTACGGCACTCCGGCGGAAATAACACCTGCAAAACTCTGGGATGCCTCGAACGCAGGAATCAAGGATGTGTTCGAGACTCTGGACGCAATGAAAGAGGCCATAGAAGACAATGGATACGGAGACATAGTTTTCTGGGCAGGCAAAAAAGCATACAGCACGCTGCTGATACTGGCCGAGGCTTTCAAGTCCACAGCCAATATGAATGTCAGGGTGACAGACCAGGGTATTGATATAGCNNNNNNNNNNNNNNNNNNNNNNNNNNNNNNNNNNNNNNNNNNNNNNNNNNNNNNNNNNNNNNNNNNNNNNNNNNNNNNNNNNNNNNNNNNNNNNNNNNNNNNNNNNNNNNNNNNNNNNNNNNNNNNNNNNNNNNNNNNNNNNNNNNNNNNNNNNNNNNNNNNNNNNNNNNNNNNNNNNNNNNNNNNNNNNNNNNNNNNNNNNNNNNNNNNNNNNNNNNNNNNNNNNNNNNNNNNNNNNNNNNNNNNNNNNNNNNNNNNNNNNNNNNNNNNNNNNNNNNNNNNNNNNNNNNNNNNNNNNNNNNNNNNNNNNNNNNNNNNNNNNNNNNNNNNNNNNNNNNNNNNNNNNNNNNNNNNNNNNNNNNNNNNNNNNNNNNNNNNNNNNNNNNNNNNNNNNNNNNNNNNNNNNNNNNNNNNNNNNNNNNNNNNNNNNNNNNNNNNNNNNNNNNNNNNNNNNNNNNNNNNNNNNNNNNNNNNNNNNNNNNNNNNNNNNNNNNNNNNNNNNNNNNNNNNNNNNNNNNNNNNNNNNNNNNNNNNNNNNNNNNNNNNNNNNNNNNNNNNNNNNNNNNNNNNNNNNNNNNNNNNNNNNNNNNNNNNNNNNNNNNNNNNNNNNNNNNNNNNNNNNNNNNNNNNNNNNNNNNNNNNNNNNNNNNNNNNNNNNNNNNNNNNNNNNNNNNNNNNNNNNNNNNNNNNNNNNNNNNNNNNNNNNNNNNNNNNNNNNNNNNNNNNNNNNNNNNNNNNNNNNNNNNNNNNNNNNNNNNNNNNNNNNNNNNNNNNNNNNNNNNNNNNNNNNNNNNNNNNNNNNNNNNNNNNNNNNNNNNNNNNNNNNNNNNNNNNNNNNNNNNNNNNNNNNNNNNNNNNNNNNNNNNNNNNNNNNNNNNNNNNNNNNNNNNNNNNNNNNNNNNNNNNNNNNNNNNNNNNNNNNNNNNNNNNNNNNNNNNNNNNNNNNNNNNNNNNNNNNNNNNNNNNNNNNNNNNNNNNNNNNNNNNNNNNNNNNNNNNNNNNNNNNNNNNNNNNNNNNNNNNNNNNNNNNNNNNNNNNNNNNNNNNNNNNNNNNNNNNNNNNNNNNNNNNNNNNNNNNNNNNNNNNNNNNNNNNNNNNNNNNNNNNNNNNNNNNNNNNNNNNNNNNNNNNNNNNNNNNNNNNNNNNNNNNNNNNNNNNNNNNNNNNNNNNNNNNNNNNNNNNNNNNNNNNNNNNNNNNNNNNNNNNNNNNNNNNNNNNNNNNNNNNNNNNNNNNNNNNNNNNNNNNNNNNNNNNNNNNNNNNNNNNNNNNNNNNNNNNNNNNNNNNNNNNNNNNNNNNNNNNNNNNNNNNNNNNNNNNNNNNNNNNNNNNNNNNNNNNNNNNNNNNNNNNNNNNNNNNNNNNNNNNNNNNNNNNNNNNNNNNNNNNNNNNNNNNNNNNNNNNNNNNNNNNNNNNNNNNNNNNNNNNNNNNNNNNNNNNNNNNNNNNNNNNNNNNNNNNNNNNNNNNNNNNGCCATTGGCAACATGCTGGTTTCATCGACCATAGAAAGATTCGAAAAGGGAGAAGATCCGGAAGGCAACAAGTGGTCGATATCCCAAAGGGCAAAAGATGAAGGCGGCCAGACCCTGGTTGATACTGGGGTTCTTAAAAGCCATATCTCGTTCGAGGCTTCTCCTGAAATGGTCGTTGTCGGCACAAATGAAGAGTATGGCGCGATTCACCAGTACGGAGGCCAGGCTGGCAGAGGCAAAAAAACAAGAATCCCTGAAAGGCCTTATCTGGGTTTCAATGAAGAGGACGCAGAAGAAACCGTGGCAATTATGCACAGGTTCTTGTCCAGGGCTTTAGGGGGAGGACGATGAAGGCAATCGCTGACAGCATAATCAGAAACACGGCAACCACCCTTGGTATAAGCCATGTGACAGACAAACCCGACAAGTCGGACATCACTATGCCTCTGCCGAGAATAGAGCTGACCTGGCTGCCTGAGGAGCTGAAGCGGTCTTTTAGGAGAATTTCAAGGCTGAAACAGCCCAATGTTCCTGAAGTGATAATACGCAGCCGGGTTTATCAGAGGACTCTTAGGATCAGGGCCGAAGTCGTTAGCGACAACGAGGAATGGCTCGAATCATTTGTGCCGGGATTTCTTGCGGCTCTGCCAGGCAAGACTGCGGATGAAAATGGCAACCTTGTGACGGTGAGAGCTGTCAAGGCCGAGCGCCAGGGATACGGCACTAAAATGGTCGAGGTGTTCAAGCGTCGCACGGCATCGATCCACATCATTGTCAGCGGCATGGTGTGCGACGATCAGAATATCCCGCTGATAACAGACGTGAATATTGTCAACGGAACAAATATTGGAGGCTGATATGCCAGACGAAAATCCAAATGAAAACAAATCCGAACGCGCAGCGGATTCAGGTATCCATGATGGAGCAAATCCGGCTGCGGATACCAGATCAAAAAAACAGAAAGAACCTGCTTTTGCCGGGGTTTCTGAAATTATCGATATAGAAGCTCTGGCTGAAGAAGCCGGGCTTGCGGACTGGGAAAAGGCAGCGTTTTTCCGTGCAGCTGAATGGGCCGGAGGCAAACAGGTAAGCCGAGAGGATTTCATGGCGGCCCTGGACAGATTCAAAGCCCGCAGAATGGGCGGAGGGAGAATATAAATGGGCGACGTACTCGAATTCTTAAACGATGGCATAAGCGGCATTTCTCCCGGTGACGTGTCAGGATCCTTGATGGTTGCGGGAGTTTGCAGCACAGGAACTCCTGGCAAGGCTTATCTGCTGGGCAGATCTTCGGATCTTAACGCGCTTTTGGGTGTGGGGCCTCTTGTGGACAGGCTGAGGGACATCTTCGCAACGTCAGGCCAGGACGCGGTTGTTATTGCCGTGCCTGTTGCCGGGCTGCCTGGCGGTTATATATCTTCTGTTCGGCATACAGGCACTGGGCCTGATGGCACTGCCACAGGCTCTCCGTCCCTAAATGCGGACGTGATTGTTGAAATTGTGGTGGGCGGGATTCTTGGTACTGCCACCTATAAACTTTCAACAGATGCCGGATCAACATTCGGAACCACAACTCCTACAGCGGCGAATGGCCAGATTACAGTACCCGCTACAGGCGCTACCCTGACCCTTTCCGCAGGAACCCATATTGCTGGCGACAGGTATATGTTCGCCGTCCGCACTCCGATAGGGCCTGTTACAAAGACCGGCACCGGGCCGGATATTACCGCGTCAGGAACGCCAAAAGCAGGAGCTGACATCCTTCTGACAATAGTCGCGGGAGGCGCTCTGAACACGGCCACATATACACTCAGCCTTGACGGCGGTGATTCGACATCCCAGGTGCAGACTGTTCCTCTTTCCGGAGTGATCGCATGCGGAGATATCGGCGTCACCATAACAGCAACCGGAACCCAGGTGGCCGGAACAATCTATGCATTTTCGGTTCTTGAGCCGGTTCCATCCATAAGTGGAATCATGGACGCGATAGATCAGTCCCTGGCCAGATTTGATGTTGAATCCGTTTATATTGTCGGGCCTTCNNNNNNNNNNNNNNNNNNNNNNNNNNNNNNNNNNNNNNNNNNNNNNNNNNNNNNNNNNNNNNNNNNNNNNNNNNNNNNNNNNNNNNNNNNNNNNNNNNNNNNNNNNNNNNNNNNNNNNNNNNNNNNNNNNNNNNNNNNNNNNNNNNNNNNNNNNNNNNNNNNNNNNNNNNNNNNNNNNNNNNNNNGGAGCTGACATCCTTCTGACAATAGTCGCGGGAGGCGCTCTGAACACGGCCACATATACACTCAGCCTTGACGGCGGTGATTCGACATCCCAGGTGCAGACTGTTCCTCTTTCAGGACTGATCACATGCGGAGATACCGGCGTCACCATAACAGCAACCGGAACCCAGGTGGCCGGAACAATCTATGCATTTTCGGTTCTTGAGCCGGTTCCATCCATAAGCGGGATCATGACAGCCATTGATCAACCGCTCGCGAGATTTGACGTGGAATCAGTCTATATTGTCGGGCCGTCTGATTCTGTTGACTGGGCAGCCATGGGCGTCAAGGCGGATTCTCTCTGGGCGATTCACAGGCCTTTATATTTCAGGGCGGAAACCCGTCTGCCATACGCTGATGAGGATCTGAACACCTGGACGGCGGCAATGATCAAAAAGCGTCAGGGATTCAGCCACAGATTCGTGATCGTATGTTCAGCTTTTGGAGAAGCCTCTGACATAACAGGTAAGCGCATCACAAGGAACTGGGCTGGTCTTCTTGCCGGAAGGGTTCTTTCAATCCCTGTCATGAGGGCGGCGGGCCGTGTGCGTGACGGAGGAATTTCCCAGGGCGCGCTGCCTTCAGGCTTCACGGACGCAATGCAGAAACAGCTCGAAGCATCCGGGTTTGTGACTGCCAAATATTACGCCGGGCTTGAATCACCTTTTTGGGGAGACTCAAGGACAATGGCGGATGCGACAA
Coding sequences:
- a CDS encoding major capsid protein, giving the protein MDLNLRGFFTRDALIRYLKALPALKTPVIDTVFTNRPNHPLPFVGEDMLKSVVRAMPVVRRGAPSIPVTKDTSVTAMYEPLPIRPNVTVTGVELNNLKLLGQSSKETWAQNKTDHLRRIVRATTEAIAAGSLSGRIVWPVQLDGGGWESWEINYGTPAEITPAKLWDASNAGIKDVFETLDAMKEAIEDNGYGDIVFWAGKKAYSTLLILAEAFKSTANMNVRVTDQGIDIA
- a CDS encoding phage virion morphogenesis protein, encoding AIGNMLVSSTIERFEKGEDPEGNKWSISQRAKDEGGQTLVDTGVLKSHISFEASPEMVVVGTNEEYGAIHQYGGQAGRGKKTRIPERPYLGFNEEDAEETVAIMHRFLSRALGGGR
- a CDS encoding DUF2586 family protein, which gives rise to MGDVLEFLNDGISGISPGDVSGSLMVAGVCSTGTPGKAYLLGRSSDLNALLGVGPLVDRLRDIFATSGQDAVVIAVPVAGLPGGYISSVRHTGTGPDGTATGSPSLNADVIVEIVVGGILGTATYKLSTDAGSTFGTTTPTAANGQITVPATGATLTLSAGTHIAGDRYMFAVRTPIGPVTKTGTGPDITASGTPKAGADILLTIVAGGALNTATYTLSLDGGDSTSQVQTVPLSGVIACGDIGVTITATGTQVAGTIYAFSVLEPVPSISGIMDAIDQSLARFDVESVYIVGPS
- a CDS encoding DUF2586 domain-containing protein, yielding GADILLTIVAGGALNTATYTLSLDGGDSTSQVQTVPLSGLITCGDTGVTITATGTQVAGTIYAFSVLEPVPSISGIMTAIDQPLARFDVESVYIVGPSDSVDWAAMGVKADSLWAIHRPLYFRAETRLPYADEDLNTWTAAMIKKRQGFSHRFVIVCSAFGEASDITGKRITRNWAGLLAGRVLSIPVMRAAGRVRDGGISQGALPSGFTDAMQKQLEASGFVTAKYYAGLESPFWGDSRTMADATSDYRYEEVLRVVFKAVRLARIAALKALYDEAGDPVREGGASGINYLKASIETALGTMTASVPQEMAAYQVVIPPGQDIVNNGVAVEMTLIGIPIIRSIKLYAGYTYAGGSFDPRLKQAS